In Leptospiraceae bacterium, one DNA window encodes the following:
- a CDS encoding glycosyltransferase, which produces MIKIMLGRIKRSLVFRFKKYFLKPKIQFRKVSMDEVHSLKYKPLISVIVPVYNIEKKYLTKCIESVRNQIYPNWELCLFDDCSDLKETISTLKYYERVDDRIKIRYSDKNLNISNAMNRCVELSTGEFLSFLDNDDMLHPNALFCVAEALNKDKDIEYIYTDEDKIDTRGKHSELYFKPDYSPELLHCVMYFLHLITIRKSLFQKVGGFRHEYSGAQDYDLALRITRETKKIYHIPEILYHWRKIPGSAADTVDAKPQALLNAKKALEEHVKICSNGKAFVEDGLLPGTFRLRYKFATEPKVTILIPTHNGKRTLGGREEFVLVENLVQSILSITKYNNYEIKVIDNNNTTENLKNYYKKNKIDLINYALDESKKFNFAEKANFCFSTVNTEYVVLLNDDMEVRNSGWLSALLEPMQSEGVGIVGGKLLYPNESIQHAGIVLEPERRVVHIFHGLLKGSIGEYGFTHLIRNYSAVTGACIMTKKSIIDELNGFDLKLGIDFNDIDFCLRAGEKGYRTVYTPYCELFHFEQSSIKRSDQDSEEKKIFIDRWKNSLNNDPFSNKNRRY; this is translated from the coding sequence ATGATTAAAATTATGTTGGGCAGAATCAAAAGATCTTTAGTGTTTCGGTTTAAAAAATATTTTCTTAAACCTAAAATTCAATTTAGAAAGGTGAGTATGGATGAAGTCCATTCGTTAAAATACAAGCCTCTCATCAGCGTAATCGTACCTGTTTACAATATCGAAAAAAAATATCTAACGAAATGTATCGAGTCAGTTAGAAATCAAATATACCCAAATTGGGAGCTTTGTCTTTTTGATGACTGTTCTGATTTAAAGGAAACTATTTCTACTTTAAAATACTATGAAAGGGTTGATGATAGAATAAAAATTAGATATTCCGATAAAAATCTAAATATATCCAATGCTATGAATCGATGCGTAGAATTGAGTACGGGTGAGTTTTTATCATTCTTAGACAATGACGATATGCTACACCCAAACGCACTTTTTTGTGTAGCTGAAGCCCTGAATAAAGATAAGGATATAGAATATATATATACAGACGAAGACAAAATAGACACAAGAGGAAAACACTCCGAGTTGTATTTTAAGCCAGACTATTCCCCAGAACTACTCCATTGTGTTATGTACTTCTTGCATTTAATTACAATACGAAAATCCCTTTTTCAGAAAGTTGGTGGGTTTAGGCACGAATATTCAGGTGCCCAAGACTACGATCTTGCACTAAGAATCACAAGAGAAACTAAAAAGATTTATCATATTCCAGAAATTTTATATCATTGGAGAAAAATTCCGGGGTCTGCCGCAGATACAGTAGATGCTAAACCGCAAGCCCTGCTCAATGCTAAAAAAGCCTTAGAAGAACATGTGAAAATTTGCTCTAACGGAAAGGCTTTTGTAGAAGACGGGTTACTTCCCGGCACTTTTCGTTTAAGGTATAAATTTGCAACAGAGCCTAAGGTAACAATTTTAATCCCTACCCATAACGGGAAAAGGACGTTAGGCGGTAGAGAAGAGTTTGTATTGGTTGAAAATTTAGTGCAAAGCATTCTTTCAATAACCAAGTACAACAACTATGAGATTAAGGTCATTGACAATAACAATACAACGGAAAATCTAAAAAACTATTATAAAAAGAATAAAATAGATTTAATCAATTATGCTTTGGATGAGAGTAAGAAGTTTAATTTTGCAGAAAAAGCAAATTTTTGTTTTTCAACCGTAAACACCGAATACGTAGTACTATTAAACGATGATATGGAAGTTCGTAATTCTGGTTGGCTTTCAGCTTTATTAGAGCCTATGCAGAGTGAAGGTGTTGGAATTGTAGGTGGAAAACTACTCTATCCAAATGAATCCATTCAGCATGCTGGAATTGTTTTAGAGCCTGAGAGACGTGTAGTGCATATTTTTCATGGGCTTCTAAAAGGTAGTATCGGAGAGTATGGGTTTACCCATTTAATTAGAAATTATTCTGCAGTAACTGGTGCATGTATTATGACGAAAAAGTCAATTATTGATGAGCTAAATGGATTTGACTTGAAATTAGGAATTGATTTTAATGATATTGATTTTTGTCTTAGAGCCGGTGAAAAAGGGTATCGTACAGTTTACACTCCTTATTGTGAATTGTTTCATTTTGAACAAAGTTCTATAAAAAGATCCGATCAAGATTCGGAAGAAAAAAAAATATTTATTGATAGGTGGAAAAATAGTTTAAACAATGATCCATTTTCAAATAAAAATAGACGTTATTAA
- a CDS encoding glycosyltransferase gives MQNSKNILAITIGREAESVFKKILIHILKKKYTIKEVFVENFVQGFSIFLKERYSFLVVTHPNRWIQKNRDSSNILARCIEVLEDNEHYAVCQPAIIYGRLEKEYIHITKQKKTHTYLKFIDDSYLVVKGNVANNFSPGHFIQDGKMDWNSYIKEINFYGYESLRICKEYLEVKKLYASQNESKNILDSVDLINQIFSKKHFDVGIDLSSLDPIFNGTSEYAIGLLDGLVDKLKTQNISFQIIANNLTIEKFKLEKYKEYIVESNLRGNSFYKILFIPQQIFSLNTMEIISQNCLKYIFTMLDAIALRCKYISEKISIDISSSIAFRFSENILSISKSSASDIESYFAERRIDGKVLPILLTKEAKCKESEVQNAPEFNERNYVLIIGNGFKHKALERTLNELSDTKLKVVVIADERIREKFGKSFQIFTSGRLSEKLVDILYANSRLILYPSLYEGFGLPVLGAIQLGKPILVYNSDVNRELKKEFDRIHCIHFFDTFSELSGKLQELNNENIENYKPNSVNRKWKDVGEETAGVIIKNLKSNIDFDRINERILSMKELKKIQDSLPLHHLKNFKTLLKFVIQIIINKLKNRIYYWLTILKLRSYD, from the coding sequence ATGCAAAATAGTAAAAATATATTAGCAATAACAATTGGTAGAGAAGCTGAATCTGTATTTAAGAAAATACTAATACATATTTTAAAAAAGAAATATACAATAAAAGAAGTTTTCGTAGAGAACTTTGTACAAGGATTCTCTATTTTTTTAAAAGAAAGGTATTCTTTTCTTGTGGTTACTCACCCGAATAGATGGATTCAAAAGAATAGAGATTCAAGTAATATTCTTGCAAGGTGTATAGAAGTTTTAGAGGACAACGAGCACTATGCAGTTTGTCAACCGGCTATAATATATGGTAGATTAGAGAAAGAGTATATTCATATTACTAAACAAAAAAAAACTCACACTTATTTAAAATTTATAGATGATTCCTATTTAGTAGTCAAGGGGAATGTAGCGAATAATTTTAGTCCGGGGCATTTTATTCAAGACGGAAAAATGGACTGGAATAGTTACATTAAAGAAATTAATTTCTATGGTTATGAAAGTTTAAGAATTTGTAAAGAATATTTAGAGGTGAAAAAGTTATACGCCTCCCAAAATGAGTCTAAAAATATTTTGGACTCTGTTGATTTGATTAATCAAATTTTTAGTAAAAAACATTTTGATGTAGGTATCGATCTATCCTCCTTGGATCCTATTTTTAATGGGACAAGCGAATACGCTATAGGTTTGTTGGATGGTTTGGTGGATAAGCTAAAAACTCAAAATATTAGTTTCCAGATCATTGCGAATAATTTGACTATTGAAAAATTTAAATTAGAGAAGTATAAGGAATACATAGTCGAGTCAAATTTGAGAGGGAATAGTTTTTACAAAATTTTATTTATCCCTCAACAAATTTTTTCCTTGAATACAATGGAGATAATTAGCCAAAATTGTTTGAAATATATTTTTACGATGCTTGATGCGATTGCCCTTAGGTGTAAATATATCAGTGAGAAAATCTCGATTGATATTTCTAGCTCAATAGCTTTCAGATTTTCAGAAAATATTTTAAGTATATCAAAATCTTCTGCAAGTGATATAGAGTCCTATTTCGCAGAGAGAAGAATAGATGGAAAAGTATTGCCGATACTTCTAACCAAAGAGGCTAAATGTAAAGAAAGTGAAGTCCAAAATGCCCCAGAGTTTAATGAGAGAAACTATGTTTTAATTATTGGAAATGGCTTTAAGCACAAGGCGTTGGAAAGAACACTAAACGAATTGAGTGATACAAAACTGAAAGTAGTTGTAATTGCAGATGAAAGAATTAGAGAAAAGTTTGGAAAAAGTTTTCAGATTTTTACGAGTGGTCGGTTGTCCGAGAAGTTAGTGGATATTTTGTATGCAAATTCAAGACTAATTTTATACCCAAGTCTTTATGAAGGTTTTGGTTTACCTGTACTTGGTGCGATTCAATTAGGAAAACCAATTTTAGTGTACAATTCAGATGTAAACAGAGAGTTAAAAAAGGAATTTGATAGAATTCATTGTATCCACTTTTTTGATACGTTTTCTGAACTCTCTGGAAAATTGCAGGAATTAAATAATGAAAATATCGAAAACTATAAGCCTAATTCTGTAAACAGAAAATGGAAGGATGTGGGTGAAGAGACCGCAGGTGTAATTATAAAAAATCTTAAATCCAATATAGACTTTGATCGAATCAACGAAAGAATCCTATCTATGAAAGAACTAAAAAAAATACAGGATTCCTTACCGCTTCATCACCTGAAAAATTTTAAAACTCTATTGAAATTTGTTATACAAATCATTATCAATAAGCTAAAAAATAGAATCTATTATTGGCTTACAATTTTGAAGTTGAGAAGTTATGATTAA
- a CDS encoding methyltransferase domain-containing protein, whose translation MIGEIKRLGFQKNPDTSVWVLPEKKNFTYSDGEKVENYILHSIQKSKDRSTFSSELKGYIKDWPSLYHLSNRRANILKPFANILQGKTVLEIGCGCGALSRFLGEIGATLISVEGSYRRSQIARERCKDLENVEVVCGTSEDITKLKNFDFVILNGVLEYSTMFLGEDGPSQLLKSCHNQLKENGALILAIENRLGLKYLSGQNEDHAGKPMYGINDSYDRGEFKTWGRHELLSLISISGFKETQEYIPLPDYKLPVSIVTPYGWKNFQEELMMLAIDSVSEDPQRKSEDSFSLEMGYKNTWSNGLALELSNSFLMVAQKGDPKLVVSSNTLAYNYLDYYGKNSITSIESKSSSIIEKKYSLEDVFLTKPLESKNYLTGRNYWLELVRILNKPNWDIQIISEWAKVWKNAVIECCKIPKDSKPDLRLNSRFVDAVPCNLYFDTNGIFQFKLIDNESRGNEVFFGSVIYFGLLISFSKISTVEYSNSTYNLSFAEILLKIFLDLFQDSEAIKTIESDWKVFFESEEEYTMLKKKYFSQRNSILNYKNRIDELERNLNQIYQSFGWRIATPIRFFFTLFKKTFQLIYRKR comes from the coding sequence TTGATTGGTGAAATTAAAAGGTTAGGGTTTCAAAAAAATCCTGATACCTCTGTATGGGTTTTACCCGAAAAGAAAAATTTTACTTATAGCGATGGAGAGAAAGTTGAAAATTACATACTACACTCCATACAAAAATCCAAAGATAGAAGTACTTTTTCAAGTGAGTTAAAAGGATATATTAAAGACTGGCCATCTCTGTATCACTTAAGTAATAGGCGAGCGAATATTTTAAAACCGTTTGCAAATATTTTACAAGGTAAAACTGTTTTAGAAATTGGTTGCGGTTGCGGGGCACTATCCAGATTTCTCGGAGAGATTGGTGCTACTCTAATTTCAGTAGAAGGAAGTTACAGAAGATCACAGATCGCAAGAGAAAGATGCAAGGATTTAGAAAATGTAGAGGTAGTTTGCGGTACTAGCGAAGATATTACTAAACTTAAAAATTTTGATTTTGTAATTCTAAACGGAGTATTGGAATATTCAACCATGTTTCTTGGAGAAGACGGGCCGAGTCAATTGTTAAAATCTTGTCACAACCAATTGAAAGAAAATGGTGCTCTAATACTGGCAATTGAAAATAGGCTTGGGTTAAAATATTTATCTGGTCAAAATGAGGATCACGCCGGAAAGCCAATGTATGGAATTAATGATTCTTACGATAGGGGGGAATTTAAAACTTGGGGTAGGCACGAACTACTTAGCTTGATTTCTATCTCTGGTTTTAAAGAAACCCAAGAGTATATCCCGCTTCCTGATTATAAATTGCCTGTTTCTATAGTAACTCCTTATGGTTGGAAAAATTTTCAGGAAGAGCTTATGATGCTCGCAATTGACTCCGTATCGGAAGATCCCCAGAGAAAAAGTGAAGATAGTTTTTCTTTGGAGATGGGGTATAAAAATACTTGGAGTAACGGGCTTGCCTTGGAGCTTTCCAATTCGTTTTTGATGGTTGCACAAAAAGGAGATCCTAAATTGGTTGTTTCATCCAATACGCTTGCGTACAATTACTTAGATTATTATGGAAAAAATTCTATTACTTCTATAGAGTCTAAATCAAGTTCTATTATCGAGAAAAAATATTCATTAGAAGATGTATTTTTGACTAAGCCTCTAGAATCAAAAAATTATTTGACCGGTAGAAATTATTGGTTGGAGTTAGTTCGGATTTTGAATAAGCCGAATTGGGATATTCAAATAATTTCAGAGTGGGCTAAGGTCTGGAAAAATGCAGTGATAGAATGTTGTAAAATTCCAAAAGACTCTAAGCCAGATTTAAGATTGAATTCAAGATTTGTAGATGCAGTGCCTTGTAATCTATATTTTGATACAAATGGAATTTTTCAGTTTAAGTTAATTGACAACGAAAGCAGAGGAAATGAGGTTTTTTTTGGTAGTGTAATATACTTTGGACTACTTATATCTTTTTCAAAAATCTCTACTGTGGAATATTCAAACTCTACATATAATTTGAGTTTTGCAGAAATACTTTTAAAAATCTTTTTGGACTTATTTCAAGATTCGGAAGCAATAAAAACAATTGAGTCTGACTGGAAAGTATTTTTTGAATCAGAAGAAGAATATACTATGTTAAAGAAAAAATATTTTTCACAAAGAAATTCTATACTAAACTACAAAAATAGAATCGATGAATTGGAGAGAAATCTAAACCAAATATACCAATCTTTTGGTTGGCGGATTGCTACTCCTATTCGATTTTTCTTTACCCTATTTAAAAAAACATTTCAATTGATTTACAGGAAAAGGTAG
- a CDS encoding ABC transporter ATP-binding protein, producing MLTDIAIQVKNITKIYPLYKSPKDRILEALSPFRKKYHEDFYALNDVSFEVKKGETVGVVGVNGSGKSTLLKIITGVLTQSRGEVIVNGSISSLLELGTGFNPEFTGMENIYFFGMLNGKLKKEMKKSVDSIINFADIGDFIYQPVKSYSSGMFVRLAFACAINISPEILIVDEALSVGDAKFQAKCFSKLKELIRLGTTVLFVSHSIEQITTHCDHAILLDHGKILEKGSPKKIVNRYLDLLFGKKSEVAGENESAEPTPSNFQIQDSELNSKFENRPYFNPSEYRWGDREAEIVDFVLYQEGEKFPSILVRNKNILLEFRVVFKQNILFPVFGFALKTKEGVTIYNTNTDCQKSIGISNVHSGSEWFVKIDMNMILCSGDFFISVGIASKSSSGEVIPHDRRYDSIHLLVEPVLEFTGLVDLNAKISVTGNKS from the coding sequence ATCTTGACCGATATTGCAATTCAAGTTAAAAACATAACTAAGATTTATCCTTTGTACAAATCACCGAAAGATAGAATACTCGAAGCCTTAAGTCCATTTAGAAAAAAATACCATGAGGATTTTTATGCTCTTAATGATGTAAGTTTTGAAGTAAAAAAAGGAGAGACTGTAGGGGTTGTAGGCGTAAACGGATCCGGTAAGTCAACACTTCTGAAAATCATCACTGGAGTATTGACACAGAGTAGAGGTGAGGTGATCGTGAATGGCTCTATTTCTTCCTTATTGGAGCTTGGAACGGGATTCAATCCTGAGTTTACAGGAATGGAAAATATTTATTTTTTTGGAATGCTTAACGGCAAGCTGAAAAAAGAAATGAAAAAATCTGTTGATAGCATTATAAATTTTGCAGACATCGGAGACTTTATTTACCAGCCGGTAAAATCTTATTCCAGTGGAATGTTTGTTCGCTTGGCATTTGCGTGTGCAATCAATATTAGCCCTGAAATTTTAATCGTTGACGAGGCATTATCTGTAGGGGATGCAAAATTTCAGGCAAAGTGTTTTAGTAAATTGAAAGAATTGATTCGCTTGGGAACTACAGTTCTTTTTGTATCTCATTCTATAGAGCAAATTACTACTCATTGTGATCACGCAATTTTATTAGATCACGGGAAAATTTTAGAGAAAGGATCGCCTAAAAAAATTGTAAATAGATATTTGGATTTACTGTTTGGAAAAAAATCAGAAGTAGCAGGTGAAAATGAGAGCGCAGAGCCAACACCTTCTAATTTCCAAATACAAGATTCTGAATTAAATTCTAAATTTGAAAATCGTCCTTATTTTAATCCTTCGGAATACAGATGGGGTGATAGGGAAGCAGAAATTGTAGATTTTGTACTGTATCAGGAAGGAGAGAAATTTCCTTCTATTTTGGTTAGAAATAAAAATATACTTTTGGAGTTTCGTGTTGTATTCAAACAAAATATTTTATTTCCTGTATTCGGGTTTGCTTTAAAGACGAAGGAAGGAGTTACGATTTATAACACAAATACAGACTGTCAAAAAAGTATCGGAATATCAAATGTTCATTCTGGAAGTGAATGGTTCGTAAAAATAGACATGAATATGATTTTGTGTAGTGGGGATTTTTTTATTTCTGTCGGGATTGCAAGTAAGTCTTCGAGTGGAGAAGTGATTCCTCATGACAGAAGATACGATTCTATTCACCTTCTTGTCGAGCCGGTTTTAGAGTTTACAGGACTTGTAGATTTGAATGCAAAAATTTCTGTCACAGGAAATAAATCTTGA
- a CDS encoding ABC transporter permease: MKFFLDIFKNRNLLFSLAIQDFKQRYLGNYLGIVWAFTGPLMTVVILFFVFQVGFRSAPTDGVPFFLWLVSGMFPWFFLSESISSGSMSIIDKPYLVKKIVFRVSTLPVIKLISALFIHAFFLLLLTVILFYYGYFPKLIWIQVLYYLFATQIFVLGISWATSSVIVFVKDLSQMIGIFLQFGFWLTPIIWSHKMMPEQYLFYLKLNPAYYLVQGYRDSVLYNTWFWEKPYYTLYFWVVTICIFLFGAFLFNRLRPHFADAL, translated from the coding sequence ATGAAATTTTTTCTTGATATTTTTAAAAATAGAAATCTGTTATTTTCTTTGGCGATTCAGGATTTTAAGCAAAGATACCTAGGGAATTATCTTGGGATTGTGTGGGCTTTTACCGGACCACTTATGACCGTGGTAATTTTATTTTTTGTATTTCAGGTTGGGTTTCGTTCAGCCCCAACAGATGGAGTTCCATTTTTCTTATGGCTTGTTTCCGGGATGTTTCCTTGGTTTTTTCTATCTGAATCTATTTCTTCCGGTTCGATGTCTATAATTGATAAACCCTATCTTGTAAAAAAGATTGTATTTAGAGTGAGTACTCTACCTGTGATCAAATTAATTAGCGCACTTTTTATCCATGCCTTTTTTTTACTGCTTTTGACTGTGATACTCTTCTATTACGGATATTTTCCAAAGCTAATCTGGATCCAAGTTTTGTATTACTTATTCGCTACACAGATTTTTGTCTTAGGAATAAGCTGGGCAACTTCTTCTGTAATTGTTTTTGTAAAAGATTTGAGTCAGATGATCGGTATATTTTTGCAATTCGGGTTTTGGCTTACGCCGATTATCTGGTCGCATAAGATGATGCCGGAACAATATTTATTTTATTTAAAATTAAACCCTGCGTATTATTTGGTGCAAGGGTACAGAGACTCGGTTCTATACAATACTTGGTTTTGGGAAAAACCTTACTATACCTTATATTTCTGGGTTGTTACAATTTGTATTTTTTTATTTGGCGCATTTTTATTCAATAGGCTTAGACCACATTTTGCAGATGCGTTGTAA
- a CDS encoding sugar transferase, which yields MISSSYTRRHSRFYEKILLSFLFQFIIGGILLILLSVVPKWGAYFWKTIDLNSTYVMYGNIISFGVCLFILRKLFRFPGSQSSAYIFPTVLAIYGVLILVFLVNRFNYSNVSLLIGFLTTLFWCYVGYFIGNRYRINRYAIVPFGDITHFQNIHNALFVVLKEPDLKEERFNAIIADLHSKKLTPEWEKFLAKCILSRIPVFHTKQIKESLTGRVKIDHLSENEFGSLLPSNFYENIKRVIDVLAAIVLLPILVPFFIAIGILIRLESKGSIFFLQKRMGFRGKPFTMLKFRSMYIERKGKGFTDKNQDPRITRIGKFIRKFRIDELPQVFNILIGQMSFIGPRPESLELSNWYEKDVPFFSYRHVVRPGISGWAQVEQGYAAEVEGMNIKLEYDFYYIKHFSFWLDTLITFKTIKTIFTGFGAR from the coding sequence ATGATTAGTTCAAGTTATACAAGAAGGCATTCCAGATTCTACGAAAAAATTTTACTGAGTTTTCTATTTCAATTTATAATTGGTGGGATTTTGCTGATTTTATTGAGCGTAGTGCCAAAGTGGGGAGCTTATTTTTGGAAGACTATAGATTTGAATAGCACTTATGTAATGTACGGAAATATCATTTCTTTTGGTGTATGTTTATTTATTTTAAGAAAGCTATTTCGTTTTCCGGGTTCTCAGTCTTCAGCGTATATATTTCCCACTGTTTTGGCTATCTATGGAGTGTTGATTTTAGTATTTTTAGTCAATAGATTCAACTACAGCAATGTTTCTCTTTTGATAGGTTTTCTAACTACACTTTTTTGGTGCTATGTAGGGTATTTTATTGGGAATCGGTATAGAATAAATCGTTATGCCATTGTACCTTTTGGGGATATAACTCATTTTCAGAATATACATAACGCATTATTTGTAGTATTGAAAGAGCCAGACTTGAAAGAAGAAAGATTCAACGCTATAATAGCCGACTTGCATTCTAAAAAGCTCACACCTGAATGGGAAAAATTTTTAGCTAAGTGTATTCTTTCAAGGATCCCTGTATTCCACACTAAGCAAATTAAAGAGTCTCTCACAGGAAGAGTCAAAATAGATCACTTATCTGAAAATGAATTTGGGTCGCTTTTGCCTTCTAATTTTTACGAAAATATAAAAAGGGTTATAGATGTATTGGCTGCAATAGTTTTACTCCCAATACTCGTCCCTTTTTTTATTGCAATCGGAATTTTAATTCGTTTAGAAAGCAAGGGCTCTATTTTTTTTTTACAGAAAAGGATGGGGTTTAGAGGAAAGCCTTTCACTATGTTAAAATTTAGAAGTATGTATATCGAAAGAAAAGGGAAGGGGTTTACAGACAAAAATCAAGACCCAAGGATTACTCGAATAGGAAAATTTATTCGTAAATTCAGGATTGATGAGCTTCCTCAAGTGTTCAATATCTTAATCGGTCAGATGAGTTTTATTGGTCCTAGACCTGAATCTTTGGAATTATCTAATTGGTACGAAAAGGACGTTCCTTTTTTTAGTTATAGGCACGTAGTTCGTCCCGGAATTTCCGGTTGGGCTCAAGTCGAGCAAGGATACGCAGCCGAGGTAGAAGGAATGAATATTAAGCTCGAATACGATTTTTATTACATTAAACACTTTTCGTTTTGGTTGGATACTCTTATCACTTTTAAAACAATCAAAACAATTTTTACTGGATTTGGAGCAAGGTAG
- a CDS encoding NAD(P)/FAD-dependent oxidoreductase gives MGENIDFEFTVIGAGVVGLSIAKSLTEKSKSVLVIEKENKIGTGISSRNSQVIHAGMYYPTNSLKAKLCVEGNRLMYEYCDKKNISHSKIGKYIVAVNKEDEYRLEDIFQQGQINGVEGLLWKSKKEMESVEPNVKATKAIFSPNTGIVDVHSFMNSMELDILQNRGEFAFNHTVSGIEKKESGYRISLRCGDEENSVSSKYVINSAGLYSDTIAKLAGLDIQEENYTLHFCKGDYFRYSKRGMVNKLIYPVPSKNLFGLGVHATLELDGSIKFGPDVEYLKEKNEVYSVDFNKRESFFKAVSEYLSGIKIEDLHPDQSGIRPKLQGEGELFRDFVISEETEKGLPGFINLIGIESPGLTSSLAIGKSILEKL, from the coding sequence ATGGGTGAGAATATTGACTTTGAATTTACGGTAATTGGTGCGGGTGTAGTAGGTCTTTCTATTGCAAAATCGCTGACAGAAAAATCAAAAAGTGTTCTTGTGATTGAAAAAGAAAATAAAATCGGAACAGGGATTAGTTCAAGAAACAGTCAAGTAATTCACGCAGGAATGTACTACCCTACAAATTCTTTAAAAGCGAAACTTTGTGTAGAAGGGAATCGTTTAATGTATGAGTATTGTGATAAAAAAAATATTTCTCATTCTAAAATTGGGAAGTACATAGTAGCCGTAAATAAAGAAGATGAATATAGGTTAGAAGATATATTCCAACAAGGCCAGATAAATGGGGTAGAAGGTTTACTGTGGAAGTCAAAAAAAGAAATGGAGTCTGTAGAGCCAAATGTAAAAGCAACTAAAGCAATATTCTCACCCAACACAGGTATTGTGGATGTACATTCTTTTATGAATTCTATGGAGCTGGACATTTTGCAAAATAGGGGAGAATTTGCTTTTAATCATACAGTGAGTGGAATTGAGAAAAAAGAAAGTGGGTATAGAATTTCTTTAAGGTGTGGAGATGAAGAAAATTCAGTATCTTCCAAATATGTGATAAATTCTGCCGGACTTTATTCTGATACAATTGCTAAGTTGGCTGGATTGGATATACAGGAAGAAAATTATACTTTGCATTTTTGTAAAGGAGATTATTTTCGTTATTCAAAAAGAGGTATGGTAAATAAACTCATTTATCCCGTACCTTCTAAAAATTTATTCGGGCTTGGGGTTCACGCCACTTTGGAATTGGACGGTAGTATTAAGTTTGGTCCTGACGTAGAATATTTAAAAGAAAAAAATGAAGTATATTCGGTAGATTTCAATAAGAGAGAAAGTTTTTTCAAAGCTGTGAGTGAATATTTGAGTGGAATAAAAATTGAAGATCTTCATCCAGATCAGTCCGGTATTCGACCTAAATTGCAAGGGGAAGGAGAGCTATTTAGGGATTTTGTAATTTCTGAAGAGACGGAAAAAGGTTTACCCGGATTTATCAATCTTATTGGTATTGAGTCTCCCGGTTTAACAAGCTCGCTTGCAATCGGAAAATCTATTTTAGAAAAATTATGA